In the Gemmatimonadaceae bacterium genome, CAGCCCCGCTACGTTCCCGCGCCATGGCCATCATGAACGACGCGTGGATCCGCCGCATGGCGCTCGACCACGGGATGATCGAACCCTATGAGGACCGACAGGTCCGAGAGGGTGTCATCAGCTACGGAGTGTCCTCGTACGGCTACGACATGCGTGTCGCCCGCGAGTTCAAGATCTTCACCAACGTCCTGAGTTCCATCGTGGACCCCAAGGACTTCGACCCGAAGAGCTTCGTGGAGTTCGAGGGGGACCATTGCATCGTCCCCCCCAACAGCTTCGCCCTCGCCCGGTCTGTGGAATATTTCCGCATTCCGCGGGACATCCTCACGATCTGCGTAGGCAAGTCCACCTACGCC is a window encoding:
- a CDS encoding dCTP deaminase; this translates as MAIMNDAWIRRMALDHGMIEPYEDRQVREGVISYGVSSYGYDMRVAREFKIFTNVLSSIVDPKDFDPKSFVEFEGDHCIVPPNSFALARSVEYFRIPRDILTICVGKSTYARCGIITNVTPFEPEWEGFVTLEISNTTPLPAKIYANEGIAQVLFLQGNAPPDVSYRDKRGKYQAQVGITLPKL